Proteins encoded within one genomic window of Amorphoplanes friuliensis DSM 7358:
- a CDS encoding amidohydrolase: MPTADLLFTGGSDAWGASTLAVHDGRILAVGEEAREFAGPRTEVVELRGRLLLPGFQDAHVHAVMGGLELGQCDLTGTTDVRVYLERIGAYAEANPDAAWIVGSGWSMESFPGGTPARGLLDDVVRDRPVCLTNRDHHGAWVNSRALELAGITADTLDPPDGRIDREPGGAPAGGLQEGAMSLVARVLPPATPADRLAGLLRAQRLLHSLGITAWQDALLCGTNGYPDISDAYLTAAGDGSLVSAVVGALWWDRESGLEQIAGLVEKRERFTIGPMRGGSVKFMLDGVVENFTAAMTVPYRDACGSPTDNHGLSFIDREELARSVTAVDALGFQAHFHALGDRAVRDALDAVAAARDANGRRDTRPHLAHLQVVHPDDIPRFRTLGATANIQALWAAHEPQMDELTLPFLEPGPAGRQYPFGDLLRAGAPLAAGSDWPVSSPDPLLGIHVAVNRAHLGGDRPAFLPEQALGLRAALGAYTAGSARVNHLDDTGELRPGFRADLVVLDRDPFAGPPAEIGETRVALTVVNGERVYSAD; this comes from the coding sequence GTGCCGACCGCCGACCTGCTCTTCACCGGTGGCTCCGACGCCTGGGGCGCCTCCACCCTCGCCGTGCACGACGGCCGGATCCTGGCTGTCGGTGAAGAAGCCCGGGAGTTCGCGGGGCCGCGGACCGAGGTGGTCGAGCTGCGGGGGCGGCTGCTGCTGCCCGGCTTCCAGGACGCCCATGTGCATGCCGTGATGGGCGGGCTCGAGCTCGGGCAGTGCGACCTCACCGGTACGACGGACGTCCGTGTCTACCTCGAGCGGATCGGTGCGTACGCGGAAGCGAATCCGGACGCGGCCTGGATCGTCGGCAGCGGCTGGTCGATGGAGAGCTTTCCCGGCGGGACGCCCGCCCGCGGCCTGCTGGACGACGTCGTCCGCGATCGTCCGGTCTGCCTGACCAACCGTGATCACCACGGTGCCTGGGTCAACAGCCGGGCGCTGGAGCTGGCCGGCATCACCGCGGACACACTCGACCCACCGGATGGGCGCATCGACCGGGAGCCCGGCGGCGCACCCGCCGGTGGGCTGCAGGAGGGTGCGATGTCGCTCGTCGCTCGCGTGCTGCCCCCGGCCACTCCGGCCGACCGGCTCGCCGGGCTGCTGCGGGCGCAGCGGCTGCTGCATTCGTTGGGGATCACGGCCTGGCAGGACGCGCTGCTGTGCGGCACCAACGGTTATCCCGACATCTCCGACGCCTACCTGACCGCTGCCGGGGACGGTTCGCTGGTCTCGGCCGTCGTGGGTGCGCTGTGGTGGGACAGGGAGAGCGGCCTCGAGCAGATCGCCGGGCTCGTCGAGAAGCGGGAACGGTTCACGATCGGGCCGATGCGGGGCGGGTCGGTCAAGTTCATGCTCGACGGTGTCGTGGAGAACTTCACCGCCGCCATGACGGTGCCCTACCGGGACGCCTGCGGGAGCCCCACGGACAACCACGGTCTGTCCTTCATCGACCGTGAGGAGCTCGCCCGGTCCGTGACCGCGGTGGACGCGCTCGGCTTCCAGGCCCACTTCCACGCGCTCGGTGACCGGGCCGTGCGGGACGCGCTCGACGCCGTCGCCGCCGCGCGGGACGCGAACGGGAGGCGGGACACCCGGCCGCACCTCGCGCACCTGCAAGTCGTCCACCCCGACGACATACCCCGCTTCCGTACGCTCGGGGCCACCGCGAACATCCAGGCGTTGTGGGCCGCGCACGAACCGCAGATGGACGAGCTGACGCTGCCGTTCCTGGAGCCGGGACCGGCGGGCCGGCAGTACCCCTTCGGTGACCTGCTGCGCGCCGGTGCGCCTCTGGCCGCCGGGAGCGACTGGCCCGTGAGCAGCCCTGATCCGCTGCTGGGGATCCACGTTGCGGTCAACCGGGCGCACCTCGGTGGCGACCGGCCGGCGTTCCTGCCGGAGCAGGCGCTCGGGCTGCGGGCGGCGCTGGGGGCGTACACGGCGGGGTCGGCCCGGGTGAACCACCTGGACGACACCGGGGAGCTGCGGCCCGGTTTCCGGGCCGATCTGGTCGTGCTCGACCGCGATCCCTTCGCGGGACCACCCGCGGAGATCGGGGAGACAAGAGTCGCGCTCACCGTCGTGAACGGTGAGCGCGTCTACTCGGCGGACTGA
- a CDS encoding vanadium-dependent haloperoxidase — protein sequence MALRVRTPGKSWKSRSLAVTATFALFTPVALPATAAQARPATAPNAVVTWNTHAQTAIFEVARQPPYVTGRSFAMVQGAVYDAVNTIAGTPYEPYLVAPRTRHGDSADAAVATAAYRVLLSLFPGQAESLRTQYDASLAVIRDGRSKSGGITVGEETAAAMIAARTGDGAFGDATWNAGTAPGQWRPTPPAFAQDGAWVGDLKPFVIRRASDYRTSGPPALTSKAYARELNEIKALGSATSTVRTPDQTEAAIWWHDRRLGEWEIKRQLATTHRLSPLQTARMFAMADIANADSLTACFAEKKLWNFWRPVTAVPLADTDGNPATTADPAWTPLLATPPFPDYTSGHTCSTAAIMAALRAFFGRDDVPFSAYSADSGTTRSFASFSQAMAEVVEARIWGGVHYRSADVQGQKLGEQVARYVLGHEFGRR from the coding sequence ATGGCACTTCGTGTTCGTACGCCCGGAAAATCCTGGAAATCACGCAGCCTGGCCGTAACAGCCACCTTCGCCCTGTTCACCCCGGTCGCCCTGCCGGCCACAGCGGCGCAGGCACGGCCCGCCACGGCACCCAACGCCGTCGTCACCTGGAACACCCACGCGCAGACCGCCATCTTCGAGGTCGCCCGGCAGCCCCCGTACGTGACCGGCCGCAGTTTTGCGATGGTCCAGGGCGCTGTTTACGACGCGGTCAACACCATCGCCGGTACGCCCTACGAGCCGTACCTGGTCGCCCCGCGGACCCGCCACGGTGACTCGGCCGACGCCGCCGTGGCGACCGCGGCCTACCGCGTCCTGCTGTCGCTCTTCCCTGGTCAGGCGGAGTCCCTGCGCACGCAGTACGACGCCTCGCTCGCGGTGATCCGGGACGGCCGGTCCAAGAGCGGTGGCATCACCGTCGGCGAGGAGACCGCCGCGGCGATGATCGCGGCCCGGACCGGCGACGGTGCCTTCGGCGACGCCACCTGGAACGCCGGCACGGCCCCCGGGCAGTGGCGGCCCACCCCACCGGCCTTCGCGCAGGACGGCGCCTGGGTGGGTGACCTGAAGCCGTTCGTGATCCGCCGCGCGAGCGACTACCGCACGTCGGGGCCACCGGCGCTGACCAGCAAGGCCTATGCCCGCGAGCTGAACGAGATCAAGGCGCTCGGGTCGGCCACCAGCACGGTCCGCACACCGGACCAGACCGAGGCGGCCATCTGGTGGCACGACCGGCGCCTGGGCGAATGGGAGATCAAGCGTCAGCTCGCCACGACCCACCGGCTGAGCCCGCTGCAGACCGCGCGCATGTTCGCGATGGCCGACATCGCCAACGCCGACTCGCTGACCGCGTGTTTCGCCGAGAAGAAGCTCTGGAACTTCTGGCGGCCGGTAACGGCGGTCCCGCTCGCGGACACCGACGGCAACCCGGCGACCACGGCCGACCCGGCGTGGACGCCGCTGCTGGCCACGCCGCCGTTCCCGGACTACACCTCCGGGCACACCTGCTCGACGGCCGCGATCATGGCGGCGCTGCGGGCGTTCTTCGGGCGGGACGACGTCCCGTTCAGTGCGTACAGCGCCGACTCCGGCACCACGCGTTCCTTCGCCAGTTTCTCGCAGGCGATGGCCGAGGTCGTCGAGGCTCGCATCTGGGGCGGCGTGCACTACCGCAGCGCCGACGTCCAGGGCCAGAAGCTCGGTGAGCAGGTCGCCCGGTACGTCCTCGGTCACGAGTTCGGCCGCCGGTAA
- a CDS encoding response regulator → MAHQEIDILLVEDDPGDVLLTREAFADHKVRNRLVVVGDGRQALRYLRREGPFEDARPPGLILLDLTLPGLDGRDLLTRLADDPVLCAIPVVVLTNSLAERDILRARQLRTAGYIVKPVDFHRLVEVVREVEGLAMQVVRVSAGQRT, encoded by the coding sequence GTGGCCCATCAGGAGATCGACATCCTGCTCGTCGAGGACGACCCCGGTGACGTGCTGCTGACCCGTGAGGCGTTCGCCGACCACAAGGTCCGCAACCGTCTGGTCGTCGTCGGCGACGGCAGGCAGGCACTGCGCTACCTGCGGCGCGAAGGTCCGTTCGAGGACGCGCGCCCGCCGGGCCTCATCCTGCTCGACCTCACCCTCCCCGGGCTCGACGGCCGCGACCTGCTGACCCGGCTGGCGGACGACCCGGTGCTGTGCGCCATCCCGGTCGTGGTGCTCACCAATTCCCTCGCCGAGCGTGACATCCTGCGCGCGCGGCAGCTGCGGACGGCCGGTTACATCGTCAAGCCCGTCGACTTCCACCGGCTCGTCGAGGTCGTCCGCGAGGTCGAAGGTCTCGCGATGCAGGTCGTCCGCGTCTCGGCGGGACAACGGACCTGA
- a CDS encoding S66 peptidase family protein: protein MIPAIVRPPRLRPGDHVRLVSPASTPAPEAVEGTSRFLEGLGLRVTVGEHALDRLGYLAGTDEDRLADLNAALRDPGITAVIATKGGKGAYRIAGDLDFAAAARHPKLLVGFSEITVLHLALWQRTGVAGLHGAPFEVSWAGERAAQSFLTAAFTTDDITVTASADEPTSALTTSGRVSGVLLGGNQDMVATAAGWALPDLTGAILLLEAYNLRLGHIDRQLTMLERSGRLEGVRGIAVGQYTECGPTPDEQLDWTAVDVLRDRLGRLGVPILGGLPIGHGSDPVAVPVGTPAVLDAGAGTLTVSAAVV from the coding sequence ATGATTCCTGCGATCGTCCGTCCCCCGCGTCTCCGTCCCGGTGACCACGTCCGGCTGGTGTCGCCGGCCAGTACGCCGGCCCCCGAGGCGGTCGAAGGCACCTCGCGGTTCCTGGAGGGGCTCGGTCTGCGGGTGACTGTCGGCGAGCACGCCCTGGACCGTCTCGGCTACCTGGCCGGCACCGACGAGGACCGGCTCGCGGACCTCAACGCCGCACTGCGTGACCCCGGCATCACCGCGGTCATCGCCACCAAGGGCGGCAAGGGCGCGTACCGCATCGCGGGTGACCTGGACTTCGCGGCGGCGGCCCGGCATCCGAAACTGCTGGTCGGGTTCAGTGAGATCACCGTCCTGCACCTGGCGCTGTGGCAGCGGACCGGGGTGGCGGGCCTGCACGGCGCACCCTTCGAGGTGTCCTGGGCCGGTGAGCGGGCGGCGCAGTCGTTCCTGACCGCGGCCTTCACCACCGACGACATCACGGTGACCGCGTCCGCGGACGAGCCGACCTCGGCGCTGACCACGAGCGGACGCGTCTCCGGTGTGCTGCTCGGCGGCAACCAGGACATGGTCGCGACCGCGGCCGGGTGGGCGTTGCCGGACCTGACCGGCGCGATCCTGCTGCTGGAGGCGTACAACCTGCGGCTGGGGCACATCGACCGGCAGCTCACGATGCTGGAGCGGTCGGGGCGCCTCGAGGGCGTACGCGGCATCGCGGTGGGTCAGTACACCGAATGCGGCCCCACACCGGACGAGCAGCTGGACTGGACCGCCGTCGACGTGCTGCGGGACCGGTTGGGGCGGCTCGGGGTGCCGATCCTCGGCGGGTTGCCCATCGGGCACGGCAGTGATCCTGTGGCCGTACCGGTGGGAACGCCGGCCGTGCTGGATGCCGGCGCCGGGACGCTGACGGTGAGTGCCGCGGTGGTGTGA
- a CDS encoding lamin tail domain-containing protein, whose translation MLRRLAALSVAGVLAAGSLVAGPAAPAVAASAPCLPDGTGPVCQVWTGKVTYVNDGDTMSVDLAGDGTSTPRSIRFINVQAMEQTVYSSVVARRRGECHSLAATARVEQLVKAGQGVVRLTAQNASSSSKNRPLRSVAVKIDGVWRDLGLDLLSHGLTLWQPFGGEWAWNAQYRAAQAAAARKGLNLFDTDSCGTGPAQSAPLGVLVNYDPPGPDQDNLNGEWVRISNAGDKPVSLAKWWVRDSALRRYTFPSGTLLPAGGAVVVHAGSGTDTATDKHWRQTAPVFDNPTFDEEARGDGAYLFDPQGDLRAWTQYPSVPPLSAGA comes from the coding sequence ATGCTGCGCCGACTTGCCGCCCTGTCCGTCGCCGGTGTGCTGGCAGCCGGTTCGCTGGTCGCCGGGCCTGCCGCGCCGGCCGTCGCGGCTTCCGCGCCCTGCCTGCCCGACGGCACCGGACCGGTCTGCCAGGTCTGGACCGGCAAGGTCACCTACGTCAACGACGGCGACACCATGTCGGTCGACCTCGCCGGTGACGGCACGAGCACACCGCGGTCGATCCGCTTCATCAACGTGCAGGCCATGGAACAGACCGTGTACTCCTCGGTCGTCGCGCGGCGCCGGGGCGAATGCCACAGCCTGGCCGCGACCGCGCGGGTCGAGCAGCTGGTCAAGGCCGGTCAGGGAGTCGTCCGGCTGACCGCGCAGAACGCCTCCAGCAGCAGCAAGAACCGCCCGTTGCGCAGCGTCGCGGTGAAGATCGACGGAGTCTGGCGCGACCTCGGGCTCGACCTGCTCAGCCACGGGCTCACCCTGTGGCAACCGTTCGGCGGCGAGTGGGCCTGGAACGCGCAGTACCGCGCCGCCCAGGCCGCGGCGGCCCGCAAGGGCCTCAACCTCTTCGACACCGACTCCTGCGGCACCGGCCCGGCGCAGAGCGCCCCGCTCGGCGTCCTGGTCAACTACGACCCGCCCGGCCCCGACCAGGACAACCTCAACGGCGAATGGGTCCGCATCAGCAACGCCGGTGACAAGCCGGTATCCCTGGCCAAGTGGTGGGTCCGCGACTCCGCCCTCCGCCGCTACACCTTCCCGTCCGGCACCCTCCTGCCCGCCGGCGGCGCCGTCGTCGTCCACGCCGGATCCGGTACGGACACAGCCACGGACAAGCACTGGCGCCAGACAGCACCGGTCTTCGACAACCCGACCTTCGACGAGGAAGCCCGCGGCGACGGCGCGTACCTCTTCGACCCCCAGGGTGACCTCCGCGCCTGGACGCAGTACCCGTCCGTGCCGCCGCTCAGCGCAGGCGCGTGA
- a CDS encoding metallophosphoesterase, with protein sequence MPLFVVSDVHGHREALREALREAGLTGADGRWAGQDAQLWLLGDYVDRGPDGIGVVDDIRRLTGEARATGGEVGALLGNHEVQLLAAHRFGHAPVAGWGRPGGFRELWARYGGQAGDLRRLTPEHLAWITALPAMALVDGHLLMHSDTTRYLEFGRSVEAVNAAVAEALRGTDVDDWWEFVRRISGRGTFRADGGEDEAAVMLGVLGGEVIAHGHSTLIQHFGVAAGDVREAVRYAGGRVVAVDGGVFEGGRLLLTRLR encoded by the coding sequence GTGCCTCTCTTTGTGGTCTCTGACGTTCATGGGCATCGCGAGGCGTTGCGGGAGGCGCTCCGGGAGGCCGGGCTCACCGGGGCCGACGGGCGGTGGGCCGGGCAGGACGCCCAGTTGTGGCTGCTGGGTGACTACGTCGACCGGGGGCCGGACGGAATCGGTGTCGTCGACGACATTCGCCGGCTCACCGGGGAGGCTCGTGCCACCGGTGGCGAGGTCGGCGCCCTGCTGGGCAACCACGAGGTTCAGCTGCTGGCCGCGCACCGGTTCGGCCATGCACCGGTGGCCGGCTGGGGGCGGCCCGGTGGGTTCCGGGAGTTGTGGGCGCGGTACGGCGGTCAGGCCGGGGACCTGCGACGCCTCACGCCGGAACACTTGGCCTGGATCACCGCGCTGCCGGCGATGGCGCTGGTCGACGGGCATCTGCTGATGCATTCCGACACCACGCGCTATCTCGAGTTCGGGCGCAGTGTCGAGGCGGTCAATGCCGCCGTCGCCGAGGCGTTGCGGGGTACCGACGTCGACGATTGGTGGGAGTTCGTCAGGCGGATCAGTGGGCGCGGGACGTTCCGGGCCGATGGTGGGGAGGACGAGGCCGCCGTGATGCTGGGTGTGCTCGGTGGTGAGGTGATCGCGCACGGGCACAGCACGCTGATCCAGCACTTCGGGGTGGCGGCGGGGGACGTGCGGGAGGCGGTGCGCTACGCCGGTGGCCGTGTGGTCGCCGTCGACGGCGGGGTGTTCGAAGGCGGGCGTCTCCTGCTCACGCGCCTGCGCTGA
- a CDS encoding maleylpyruvate isomerase N-terminal domain-containing protein has translation MDYRRTYRSAAVSFADLVSRLPADRWDSPGLGEWTLRELVGHTVSSALRQVPGVLASTSETVSVDTPQGYWAYARSAPPALYAAAVAASTDDAREAGRWLGDEAADRVSDLAGKATSALAAVRDHDIVATPVGGMAVCDWIPTRTFELVVHGLDIAAAGGVSFAIAAEAETEALVLAARIASATGDGTQVLRALTGRARLPENFSVV, from the coding sequence ATGGACTACCGCCGGACGTACCGCAGCGCCGCCGTCTCCTTCGCCGACCTGGTCTCCCGCCTCCCGGCCGACCGCTGGGACTCCCCCGGCCTCGGCGAGTGGACCCTCCGCGAACTGGTCGGCCACACGGTCAGCTCGGCGCTGCGCCAGGTGCCCGGCGTGCTCGCCTCCACCAGCGAAACCGTCTCGGTCGACACGCCCCAGGGCTACTGGGCCTACGCCCGTTCGGCCCCGCCCGCCCTCTACGCCGCGGCCGTCGCCGCCTCCACCGACGACGCCCGCGAGGCCGGCCGGTGGCTCGGCGACGAGGCCGCCGACCGGGTCAGCGACCTGGCCGGGAAGGCGACCTCCGCCCTGGCCGCGGTCCGCGACCACGACATCGTCGCCACCCCGGTCGGCGGCATGGCCGTCTGCGACTGGATCCCCACCCGCACGTTCGAACTTGTCGTCCACGGCCTCGACATCGCCGCGGCCGGCGGCGTCTCCTTCGCGATCGCGGCCGAGGCCGAGACGGAAGCGCTGGTCCTGGCCGCACGCATCGCCTCGGCCACCGGGGACGGCACCCAGGTGCTGCGCGCCCTCACCGGCCGCGCCCGCCTCCCCGAGAACTTCTCCGTCGTCTGA
- a CDS encoding STAS domain-containing protein: MPKDAVVTYEQADADGLVIASLSGELDLDRADAVRDSLAEAASDPTCRYLNVDVAAVTFIDSYALGALVSARNTAASRGVSFTLANPSGPVRKAIQVTGLSHVFGLPA, from the coding sequence ATGCCCAAGGACGCCGTGGTCACATACGAGCAGGCCGACGCCGACGGGCTGGTGATCGCCAGCCTCTCCGGAGAGCTCGACCTGGATCGCGCGGACGCGGTCCGGGACAGCCTCGCCGAAGCCGCCTCGGACCCGACCTGCCGCTACCTCAACGTCGACGTCGCCGCCGTGACGTTCATCGACTCGTACGCACTGGGCGCGCTGGTCAGCGCCCGCAACACCGCGGCGAGCCGGGGTGTCTCCTTCACACTGGCCAACCCGTCGGGCCCGGTCCGCAAGGCCATCCAGGTGACCGGCCTGAGCCACGTGTTCGGGCTCCCCGCCTAG
- a CDS encoding dihydrofolate reductase family protein, with protein sequence MGEVVVVENVTLDGVMQAPGGADEDPRGGFRHGGWAQPYMDRVAAETMGRGMGDDGAMLFGRRTYQQFHGFWSAQTDGNPYTEVLNRKHKYVASRSRDTALPWENSSLLEGEATETVAKLKQDVTGALVVLGSGELVRALTAAGLVDVYTLSIHPLTLGEGTKLFGDAYRKMQLVETVTTTTGVIIATYRP encoded by the coding sequence ATGGGCGAGGTTGTTGTCGTCGAGAACGTGACCCTGGACGGCGTCATGCAGGCGCCGGGCGGTGCCGACGAGGACCCGCGGGGCGGGTTCCGGCACGGCGGCTGGGCGCAGCCGTACATGGACCGGGTCGCCGCGGAGACGATGGGCCGGGGCATGGGCGACGACGGGGCGATGCTGTTCGGGCGGCGCACCTATCAGCAGTTCCACGGGTTCTGGTCCGCGCAGACCGACGGGAACCCGTACACCGAGGTGCTGAACCGCAAGCACAAGTACGTCGCCTCGCGGAGCAGGGACACGGCGTTGCCGTGGGAGAACTCGTCGCTGCTGGAGGGCGAGGCGACGGAGACGGTGGCGAAGCTCAAGCAGGACGTGACCGGAGCCCTGGTCGTGCTCGGCAGCGGGGAGCTCGTGCGCGCTCTCACCGCTGCCGGGCTCGTCGACGTCTACACCCTCTCCATCCACCCGCTCACGCTGGGCGAGGGCACCAAACTGTTCGGTGACGCGTACCGGAAGATGCAGTTGGTCGAGACCGTGACGACCACGACCGGGGTGATCATCGCGACCTATCGGCCGTAG
- a CDS encoding dihydrolipoyl dehydrogenase family protein yields the protein MTSEQDSFDLIVLGAGPVGENVADRAVRGGLTVVLVEKELVGGECTYWACMPSKALLRPAQAVRAARQVAGAAQAVTGGLDVQAVLDRRDSFTSNWKDDGQVAWVEGAGISLIRGQGRLTGVREVTVTAADGTTTVLTARHAVAVATGSDALVPDIEGLRDADPWTSREATSAKEVPASLAIIGGGVVATEMATAYLSLGSTVTLISRSGLLAGMEPFAGEAVAEALRKQGATVLLDTETTRVTRTGEEVAIETSGGTTVTAAEVLVATGRTPRTRDIGLDVVGLKPGDWISTDDTMRVEGFDWLYAAGDVTHRALLTHQGKYQARAAGDVIAARAQGTPVSDAPWGKHVATADHSAVPQVTFTDPEVASVGLTAAAAQKAGIRVRVVDYEIGQVAGASVHADGYQGKARMVVDEDRQVVAGVTFVGPDVSELLQAATIAVAGEVPIARLWHAVPAYPTISEIWLRLLETYGR from the coding sequence ATGACATCTGAGCAAGATTCTTTCGACCTCATCGTGCTGGGTGCGGGACCCGTCGGCGAGAACGTCGCCGACCGGGCCGTCCGCGGCGGCCTGACCGTGGTGCTGGTCGAGAAGGAACTCGTCGGCGGCGAATGCACCTACTGGGCGTGCATGCCGTCGAAGGCGCTGCTGCGCCCGGCGCAGGCCGTCCGCGCGGCCCGCCAGGTCGCCGGCGCCGCGCAGGCCGTGACCGGCGGCCTCGACGTCCAGGCCGTGCTCGACCGGCGTGACTCCTTCACCAGCAACTGGAAGGACGACGGCCAGGTCGCATGGGTCGAGGGCGCCGGCATCTCCCTGATCCGCGGCCAGGGCCGGCTCACCGGCGTCCGCGAGGTCACCGTGACCGCGGCCGACGGCACCACCACCGTGCTCACGGCCCGCCACGCGGTCGCCGTCGCCACCGGATCGGACGCGCTCGTGCCCGACATCGAGGGCCTGCGCGACGCCGACCCGTGGACCAGCCGGGAGGCGACCAGCGCCAAGGAGGTCCCCGCCAGCCTCGCGATCATCGGCGGTGGAGTGGTCGCCACCGAGATGGCCACCGCGTACCTGAGCCTGGGGTCGACGGTGACTTTGATCTCCCGATCGGGGCTGCTCGCCGGGATGGAACCGTTCGCCGGGGAGGCCGTCGCCGAGGCGCTGCGCAAGCAGGGTGCCACCGTGCTGCTCGACACGGAGACGACCCGCGTGACCCGGACGGGCGAGGAGGTCGCGATCGAGACCTCCGGGGGCACCACGGTCACCGCCGCCGAGGTGCTCGTCGCGACCGGCCGGACCCCGCGTACCCGGGACATCGGTCTCGACGTGGTCGGGCTGAAGCCCGGTGACTGGATCTCCACCGACGACACCATGCGTGTCGAGGGTTTCGACTGGCTCTACGCCGCCGGCGACGTCACCCACCGCGCGCTGCTCACGCACCAGGGCAAATATCAGGCACGCGCGGCGGGCGACGTCATCGCGGCACGGGCCCAGGGCACCCCGGTCTCGGACGCGCCGTGGGGCAAGCACGTCGCGACCGCCGACCACAGCGCGGTCCCGCAGGTCACGTTCACCGACCCGGAGGTCGCCTCCGTCGGCCTCACCGCGGCCGCCGCGCAGAAGGCCGGCATCCGGGTCCGTGTCGTCGACTACGAGATCGGCCAGGTCGCCGGCGCGAGCGTCCACGCGGACGGATATCAGGGCAAGGCCCGGATGGTCGTCGACGAGGACCGCCAGGTTGTCGCCGGCGTCACCTTCGTCGGCCCGGACGTCAGCGAGCTGCTCCAGGCCGCGACGATCGCGGTCGCCGGCGAGGTCCCGATCGCCCGCCTCTGGCACGCCGTCCCGGCCTACCCCACGATCAGCGAGATCTGGCTGCGCCTCCTGGAGACCTACGGCCGATAG
- a CDS encoding helix-turn-helix domain-containing protein codes for MISVRPDDGTGPTALRIRLGARLRRLRKARGIARETAGWEIRGSESKISRMELGRVPFKERDLEDLLTLYGVDADERAALLTLGRRANSAPWWQQFGEVIPPWFLAYLGLEEAASLIRVYEAHSVPSLLQTGDYARAVLRRTCVDASPEEIEQRIALRLGRQQVLDRADPPQIWAVLDEAVLRRQVGGPEVMRAQVEALIEAAVRPNVRLQIAPFDPASPPTPGFPFTILRFTEPELPDVVYVEQLTSALYLDKNGDVEQYALTMERACLEAEPPDRTLDILAAALDGIVSVTR; via the coding sequence ATGATTTCGGTTCGTCCGGACGACGGCACCGGGCCGACAGCGCTGCGGATCAGGCTGGGCGCCCGGCTCCGCCGCCTGCGCAAGGCCCGGGGGATCGCCCGGGAGACCGCCGGCTGGGAGATCCGCGGCTCCGAATCCAAGATCAGCCGGATGGAGCTCGGCCGCGTCCCCTTCAAGGAGCGCGACCTCGAGGACCTGCTGACCCTGTACGGCGTGGACGCCGACGAACGCGCCGCGCTCCTGACGCTGGGGCGCCGGGCGAACTCCGCGCCGTGGTGGCAGCAGTTCGGTGAGGTCATCCCGCCGTGGTTCCTGGCCTACCTCGGGCTCGAGGAGGCGGCGTCGCTGATCCGTGTCTACGAGGCGCACTCCGTGCCCAGCCTGCTGCAGACCGGCGACTACGCCCGGGCGGTGCTGAGGCGGACCTGCGTCGATGCGTCACCGGAGGAGATCGAGCAGCGCATCGCCCTGCGTCTCGGCCGGCAGCAGGTGCTCGACCGGGCCGACCCGCCGCAGATCTGGGCGGTCCTCGACGAGGCAGTGCTGCGGCGGCAGGTGGGCGGGCCGGAGGTGATGCGCGCCCAGGTCGAGGCGCTGATCGAGGCCGCCGTCCGGCCGAACGTCCGGCTGCAGATCGCGCCGTTCGACCCCGCGTCGCCGCCCACGCCCGGCTTCCCGTTCACCATCCTGCGTTTCACCGAGCCGGAGCTGCCCGACGTGGTCTACGTGGAGCAGCTGACCAGCGCGCTCTACCTGGACAAGAACGGTGACGTCGAGCAGTACGCCCTGACGATGGAACGGGCCTGTCTGGAGGCCGAGCCGCCGGACCGGACGCTCGACATCCTCGCCGCGGCCCTGGACGGGATCGTCTCCGTCACCCGTTAG